AAGATCGGATCGGAAGGAAGTTTGGACTTGCCGATCTTTACGACCTGATTCCAAGGAAGAGCGTAAACAAATTTATAAGAACCTCTTCCAATGTATTTTTCCGAGGAAAGAGGCATGAAGTTGTCGAGATATTCCCGATCGTAACGATGCGTTATGCGAAACAGATGAGAAACTGGGAAGAATCTTTCGTAAGTTTTTCGAACAAAACCGGACTCGCGCAGACGATAATCGACAGGGAGATCCTCGATCGGAATTTCGGGTTTGGTTTTTTCGGGATCGTAAAAAAGTTCCTTATCAAGCCCCTTTTCCAGAAGCTCGATAAAGTTCGGAATCTTAGGAGAACTAAGAAAATCACGAATGACGCCGCCTAATTCTCCGAGTCGATTCCGTTTATTCATAATTTTGAATATTACTGAAAGTAAACTTTCTCCGGCACGGACGGAAGTTTTTCTTTTTTCAAAACGACTTCGTTCAGTTTTAAGGATTGAGTCTCATCCAACCACCAAAGGGAAGAAGCTTCCTTTTCACTCCCGTATTTACCGAGCGGATTTTTAGGAGCCTTAAAACGATTCCAATACATGATCCGAGTCGCGCTCGTGTTCCAAAGAAGAACGTAAGGAACTTCCGCTGTCAGAATCTTATCGATCTTTCTCAGAATTTCGTTTCGTTTCGGAACGTTAAACTCCGTTCTTTGTTGTTCTACGAGTTTGTCCACTTCCGCGTTTTTAAAACCGGAAAGATTCGGCTGACCTTTTTCTTCCGCGTATTTGGAATACCACATCGCTTCCGGATCCTTGAAAATTCCCCCGCCCCAAGCGGCCCAGGTCATATCGAAGTCGTATTTATCCATACGAGAACTCCACTCGGCAAGATCCGTCGCTTCCAGATTGATGATGATGCCGACTTCTTTGGCCCGTTCCTGAATCAACGTCAGATATTTTTCGGATTTCTTATCGCGTTCCAAAATGCTAAACCGAAATTCTTTTCCGTCTTTTTCCAAGATTCCTTTCGCGTTCGTTTTCCAACCCGCTTGTGCAAGAAGTTCCCTTGCCTTCTTTACGTCGAAATCGATCGGAGGATTCGGTGAAGAACCGTTCCAAAGATCTTGGTAGAATGCGTTCGTTTCTTCGTATTCGTTATATGCGAGTTTTTCGATGAGAAGTTTTCGATCCACAAGATGTGCGAACGCCTTACGCACTTTCACATCGGAAAAGATCTCCCTTCTCATGTTAAAAACAAGACCCTGAAAACCGATCGGCTTCGAGTTATAGATTTTTTGTTTGAGAATGTAGTTCTCTTCGAATTTTTCTCCCACCGCATCCTTGACCCAAAAAGAAGCCGTGTAAGTAGGATAAATATCTATATCACCTTTTTTGAATGCTTGAAATGCGATCGGCTCCTCGTTATACACCTTAAAAAGAATCGTATCGAAGTTATCCACACCCTTGTAAAAAGGATACGCACGCATCCAATAATCCCCTCTTCTGCGCATCTTCACATAACGGCCTTTTTTAGCCGAGAGCATGGAGTAAGGACCGGAAACGACGGGAAAATCGAAATTCTCCTTATCGAAATTTCTGCCTTGATAATGATGCGCGGGAAGAATGTAGAGCGAGTTTGCGATCGTGTTGAAGTTCGACCAGTGAATTTCCTTTTGAGTGAATTCGATTTCTCTTTCGCTCAATACAACCGGCTTTTCAAAACGGGAAAGATCGATTCTAAAAACGGCCGTATTGTTGTTTTTATCCATCAAGGTTTCGTAAGTGAACAAGACGTCGTGTGCGGTGATCGGTTTTCCATCCGACCAAACCGCGTTGGGATCGATCGTAAAAACGAATTTCTTTTTATCCGGAGAAATTCTCCAAGAAGAAGCGAGATGCGGAATCGGTTCGAGAGTGAGAGGATGATAATCCAAAAGTGGTTCGAACATCAGACCGAAGATATGGGCCGTCGTCGAAAACTGA
This window of the Leptospira barantonii genome carries:
- a CDS encoding extracellular solute-binding protein, whose product is MKKILYSVFCILFVLSCFLVSNCGDKEEPETSVVVETLPWNGSPDSIPVALRGHNPIASLEAKKGGTFRIYSHQFPKSLNYYLDQFSTTAHIFGLMFEPLLDYHPLTLEPIPHLASSWRISPDKKKFVFTIDPNAVWSDGKPITAHDVLFTYETLMDKNNNTAVFRIDLSRFEKPVVLSEREIEFTQKEIHWSNFNTIANSLYILPAHHYQGRNFDKENFDFPVVSGPYSMLSAKKGRYVKMRRRGDYWMRAYPFYKGVDNFDTILFKVYNEEPIAFQAFKKGDIDIYPTYTASFWVKDAVGEKFEENYILKQKIYNSKPIGFQGLVFNMRREIFSDVKVRKAFAHLVDRKLLIEKLAYNEYEETNAFYQDLWNGSSPNPPIDFDVKKARELLAQAGWKTNAKGILEKDGKEFRFSILERDKKSEKYLTLIQERAKEVGIIINLEATDLAEWSSRMDKYDFDMTWAAWGGGIFKDPEAMWYSKYAEEKGQPNLSGFKNAEVDKLVEQQRTEFNVPKRNEILRKIDKILTAEVPYVLLWNTSATRIMYWNRFKAPKNPLGKYGSEKEASSLWWLDETQSLKLNEVVLKKEKLPSVPEKVYFQ